A DNA window from uncultured Fibrobacter sp. contains the following coding sequences:
- a CDS encoding NAD(P)/FAD-dependent oxidoreductase translates to MDETKNIAVIAGAGPAGLTAALELLRTTGVKPVIFEAEDVIGGISRTARYNGNRMDIGGHRFFSKSDTVMDWWQGILPLQGAASKDDLAIGRSVPLVEGGPDPEKTDYVMLCRSRLSRILFLRKLFDYPVTLNGDTIRNLGLWRMFKIGMSYLKVQLLPARKEKSLEDFMINRFGVELYRTFFRDYTEKVWGVPCSKISPDWGGQRIKGLSITKTVIHAVKQIFASKKKDEAGAANDIRQKDTETSLIGQFLYPKFGPGQLWETVAEKVQEMGGEIHMNSKVVGVNRSENGKRVESVVVERRLADGTSVTETVACDYFLSTMPVKELVSAMDSEKTPVPAEVKRVAEGLVYRDFITVGLLLDKLLIKNPAKPGTPESKLKFVADNWIYVQESDVKLGRIQIFNNWSPYLVADPEKVWIGLEYFATEGDEMWRMPDQDFIKFAIAELDKIDVARPEDVRDSVVFHIKKAYPAYFGTYGEFGKIREYVDPVENLFLMGRNGMHKYNNMDHSMLAAMEVVKCIRENSTDKTALWNVNSEEDYHEGKKA, encoded by the coding sequence ATGGACGAGACTAAGAATATAGCAGTAATCGCGGGAGCCGGCCCTGCTGGCCTCACCGCTGCACTTGAACTTTTACGTACGACCGGTGTAAAACCGGTTATTTTCGAAGCCGAAGATGTCATCGGGGGTATTTCGCGTACGGCGCGCTACAACGGCAACCGTATGGATATCGGCGGTCACCGCTTCTTTAGCAAGAGCGACACCGTGATGGACTGGTGGCAGGGGATTCTTCCGCTGCAGGGGGCCGCGAGCAAGGACGATTTGGCTATCGGGCGGTCTGTTCCGCTGGTCGAAGGTGGCCCTGATCCCGAAAAGACGGACTACGTGATGCTTTGCCGTAGCCGCCTTTCCCGCATTCTTTTCCTCCGCAAGCTTTTCGACTATCCGGTGACCTTGAACGGTGACACCATCCGTAACCTCGGACTTTGGCGCATGTTCAAGATAGGCATGAGCTACCTCAAGGTGCAGCTGCTGCCTGCCCGTAAGGAAAAAAGCCTCGAAGACTTCATGATCAACCGTTTTGGCGTGGAACTCTACCGCACGTTCTTCCGCGACTACACCGAGAAGGTGTGGGGCGTACCGTGCAGCAAGATCAGCCCCGACTGGGGTGGACAGCGCATCAAGGGTCTTTCGATTACAAAAACTGTAATCCATGCCGTGAAGCAGATTTTTGCAAGCAAGAAGAAGGACGAGGCTGGTGCTGCGAACGATATCCGCCAGAAGGATACCGAGACTAGCCTTATCGGTCAGTTCCTCTACCCGAAATTCGGCCCCGGACAGCTCTGGGAAACGGTCGCCGAGAAGGTGCAGGAAATGGGCGGCGAAATTCACATGAATTCTAAGGTCGTTGGCGTAAACCGCTCCGAAAACGGCAAGCGTGTGGAAAGCGTTGTCGTGGAACGTCGCTTGGCCGATGGTACTTCGGTAACCGAGACGGTCGCCTGTGATTATTTCCTCAGCACGATGCCGGTGAAGGAACTGGTTTCTGCGATGGACAGCGAAAAGACTCCCGTGCCCGCCGAAGTCAAGCGCGTCGCCGAAGGCCTCGTTTACCGCGACTTTATCACCGTGGGGCTTTTGCTGGACAAGCTGCTCATCAAGAACCCCGCAAAGCCCGGTACGCCCGAAAGCAAGCTCAAGTTCGTGGCCGACAACTGGATTTACGTGCAGGAATCCGACGTGAAGCTTGGTCGCATCCAGATTTTCAACAACTGGAGCCCCTACCTGGTGGCCGACCCCGAAAAGGTGTGGATCGGTCTTGAATACTTTGCGACCGAAGGCGACGAGATGTGGCGCATGCCCGACCAGGACTTCATCAAGTTCGCCATCGCGGAACTCGACAAGATTGACGTGGCTAGGCCCGAAGACGTGCGCGATTCCGTGGTGTTCCATATCAAGAAGGCGTACCCGGCCTACTTTGGCACCTACGGCGAATTCGGCAAGATCCGCGAATACGTGGACCCGGTCGAAAACCTGTTCCTCATGGGCCGCAACGGTATGCACAAGTACAACAACATGGACCACAGCATGCTTGCCGCCATGGAAGTCGTGAAATGCATCCGCGAAAATTCTACCGACAAGACAGCCCTTTGGAACGTGAACAGCGAAGAAGATTACCACGAAGGCAAGAAAGCGTAA
- a CDS encoding GtrA family protein — protein MKFTNFPAMVSENSIICKIKKLIPGRQNVLGQFLRYFVTGGLAFVVDFGAFALALYYFEIHYLISNLIGLMAGNVVNYLLTVGWVFSTEKRKMEKHVFLEIVVFVLISLFGMGLNELLMYVFVGLLAIQEMVSKVAAAIIVLLYNFIARKFILFKSGKKAT, from the coding sequence ATGAAATTTACTAACTTTCCCGCCATGGTATCTGAAAATTCCATTATTTGCAAGATAAAAAAGCTGATTCCCGGCAGGCAGAATGTCCTTGGCCAGTTCCTGCGGTATTTCGTGACTGGCGGCCTTGCGTTTGTTGTTGACTTTGGTGCCTTTGCACTTGCTCTCTACTATTTTGAAATTCACTATCTGATTTCGAACTTGATTGGGCTTATGGCGGGCAACGTGGTCAATTACCTCTTGACCGTGGGCTGGGTTTTCAGTACCGAAAAACGCAAGATGGAAAAGCACGTCTTCCTGGAAATCGTGGTGTTCGTGCTGATAAGCCTTTTCGGAATGGGGCTCAACGAACTCCTGATGTACGTGTTTGTCGGGTTACTTGCCATTCAGGAAATGGTTTCCAAGGTGGCGGCGGCGATTATCGTGCTTTTGTACAATTTCATCGCAAGAAAGTTTATATTGTTCAAGTCCGGCAAGAAAGCGACTTAA
- a CDS encoding NAD(P)-dependent oxidoreductase, with protein MSCFLITGGAGFFGSILKKELLEKGHKCVSIDLCPDPDKHENLVSILGDIRDKEQVEKLFSENQFDAVFHLAAMLAHDRKRINNLWTSNVDGTEIIADACIRHGVNKLVFTSSNCLWAKNFDDPVTEDEVPNPIEIYGKSKLEGEKILFARKDKLNSVIFRCPTIMDEGRLGLLSILFEFIDENRKLWMVGDGNNRYQFIYAKDLANACELALNYQGTTVFNIGSDNVKTFNEVYSYVIERGESKSKLAHFPKWFIIPCMKLASKLGISPLGPYQYKMIASTFVFDTSKIKKELGFKPTKTNEEMLLRAYEFYHQNRKAIEHRTNVSAHNECAKMGVIRLLKWLS; from the coding sequence ATGTCTTGTTTTTTAATTACCGGCGGCGCCGGATTCTTCGGATCCATCCTCAAGAAAGAACTCCTTGAAAAAGGCCACAAGTGTGTCAGTATCGACCTCTGCCCAGATCCCGATAAGCACGAAAATCTCGTAAGCATCCTCGGTGACATCCGCGACAAGGAACAAGTCGAAAAACTTTTCAGCGAAAACCAGTTCGACGCAGTATTCCACCTGGCCGCCATGCTCGCCCACGACCGCAAGCGCATCAATAATCTGTGGACATCGAACGTGGACGGTACCGAAATCATCGCTGACGCCTGCATCCGCCACGGTGTGAACAAGCTCGTTTTCACCTCCTCGAACTGCCTATGGGCAAAGAACTTCGACGACCCCGTCACCGAAGACGAAGTCCCGAACCCCATCGAAATCTACGGCAAGTCGAAACTGGAAGGCGAAAAGATCCTCTTTGCCCGCAAGGACAAGCTGAATTCCGTCATTTTCCGTTGCCCCACCATCATGGACGAAGGACGACTCGGCCTCCTTTCCATCCTCTTCGAATTTATCGACGAAAACCGCAAGCTTTGGATGGTCGGCGACGGCAATAACCGCTACCAGTTCATTTACGCGAAAGACTTGGCGAACGCCTGCGAACTTGCGCTGAACTACCAGGGAACAACCGTCTTCAACATCGGTTCAGACAACGTAAAGACTTTCAACGAAGTCTACAGCTACGTCATTGAACGCGGAGAGTCTAAGTCCAAGCTCGCCCATTTTCCCAAGTGGTTCATTATCCCTTGCATGAAACTCGCAAGCAAGCTCGGCATCTCGCCGCTCGGCCCTTACCAGTACAAGATGATCGCAAGCACCTTCGTATTCGACACGTCGAAAATCAAGAAGGAACTCGGATTCAAGCCGACAAAGACGAACGAGGAAATGCTTCTCCGCGCCTACGAATTCTACCACCAGAATCGCAAGGCCATCGAGCACCGCACCAACGTCTCGGCACACAACGAATGTGCCAAGATGGGCGTCATCCGCCTGCTCAAGTGGCTCTCGTAA